The DNA sequence CCATAAGGGTGGTATTCGTAATCGGCAGCCCGAGGACCTCCAGGGCGACCGATGTTGCATCGATAGTTATCAGTTTCACTCCGGCCGGGACGCCGGGGACGGTATCCTGTTCTGTATTGACGAGGGCAATGCCGCCCTCCTTCATACCGCCGAAGACATTCACATCGGCGATTAGCGAACTGTCCTGGACCACTATGTAGTCCGGCTCGTAGATCTGACTTCTGAGCCGGATCTTTTCATCACTGAAACGGACAAAGGCCTGCACCGGTGCTCCCCTTCGTTCAACACCAAATGCGGGAAAAGCCTGCGAATAGACGCCGCTTTTGAAAGCGGCAGTCGCAATAAGTTCTGCTGCAGTAACAGAACCCTGTCCGCCTCTTCCGTGGATTCGTAGTTCTCTCAAAAAAATCCCCATGTAATTTTACATGATTAATAGATATAAATCTACAGATCAACCGCGAGGCCGAGAATGGTATCGGTTCCGGTGAATACATCGCGTGCAATCCGCGATAGCCCCCGTGCTGCCGCCCATTCGTCAAATACCGAAACTGAGTCGCCCAGAATTGCCTGCACGTCGTCTGCGATGGCCGGCCCCTGTGACCCGGCGACGGCGATGGGGGCGCCCGGGGCGAGGATGCGGAGGGCCGCAATCTCCATCGCGGTCCAGAGGGCAAGGGCCGGTGCCTGCTGGTCCGCGGGGAGGGTGTGGCGGACCCCTGCGTGGAGGAATGCCTCGTTTGCGGTCTCCTCGCCGCGGTCGATGCGGCGGATGGCGTCGACGTCGAGGGCGCCGTGGGTGGTCCCCGGCGCGAAGACACACGCATCGAAGGCGCCGACGACGGCCCCGTCCTGAACGAGGAGCGAGACCGTGTTGGAACTGACGTCTGCGACGATGAATGTGTCCCCGAGCGACTGCTGCGCCTCGTAGGCGATGCCGAGCTTCTCCGGGCTCGTCTGGTGGGAGTAGGCCTTGAAGCGCGGGTCCGTCGGGGACCCCCGGTGAATGCCGGGGATGACGACGGCGGGAATGCCGCTTTCCTTTACCATATCATAGACCCGTGTCCCGCCGCCGATGTGCTCGCCTGCGCCTTCGCGGGTGATGATGCCGCGGTTCTGTACCTTTCTGATATCGGTGATCGCACTGATGGCGTCGCCCATGGAGTAGCAGACGGCGATGCCGTCGAAGGCGCCGTTTCGGGAGAGCGGGGCAAGGTCATCCATCGTGAAGGCGGTCGCATCCCTGCGCGGGATCTTCATCTCGCCGGATGATGTTGCAAACCGCATTGCGGTCGTGCCGTGGTC is a window from the Methanovulcanius yangii genome containing:
- a CDS encoding methanogenesis marker 12 protein produces the protein MYLGIDHGTTAMRFATSSGEMKIPRRDATAFTMDDLAPLSRNGAFDGIAVCYSMGDAISAITDIRKVQNRGIITREGAGEHIGGGTRVYDMVKESGIPAVVIPGIHRGSPTDPRFKAYSHQTSPEKLGIAYEAQQSLGDTFIVADVSSNTVSLLVQDGAVVGAFDACVFAPGTTHGALDVDAIRRIDRGEETANEAFLHAGVRHTLPADQQAPALALWTAMEIAALRILAPGAPIAVAGSQGPAIADDVQAILGDSVSVFDEWAAARGLSRIARDVFTGTDTILGLAVDL
- a CDS encoding pyruvate ferredoxin oxidoreductase subunit gamma, producing MRELRIHGRGGQGSVTAAELIATAAFKSGVYSQAFPAFGVERRGAPVQAFVRFSDEKIRLRSQIYEPDYIVVQDSSLIADVNVFGGMKEGGIALVNTEQDTVPGVPAGVKLITIDATSVALEVLGLPITNTTLMGAFAAATGEIELDALEEALKERFAGSLAEKNIAAARKAYEMVRGGA